A part of Anaeromyxobacter diazotrophicus genomic DNA contains:
- a CDS encoding sensor histidine kinase has translation MPLPLRNCSQASARLMTHRRRAVAVAAALVGSFLPVDLAQATGGQAAAAVRVLWVAMLLGAIPALRPERPRLAAAAGQLLGLASGAALVAIVAVTGGADGVYFNFLLALPLAVMVVSPEQPASAALASAVTTVGGAVLLWSSGHPALDLATWLLMSVAAGSLALWGTFLYLRAWATEVASEHACVWATEELARSERRRASAEKLATVGRLAAGIAHEINNPLAYAKGNVEWLAESLPAGRCPPAQLLEVLADTGRGLDHIARVVSDLQAFAREDREAPGPCAVPELVEDALRLASARVRDVADLRVEVEDGLPQVRAHARRVSQAVLNLVVNAADAVQAGGAGRDRRILVRARAAGDEVLIEVEDSGPGLSAEAAEHLFEPFFTTKGERGTGLGLVLSRENVMASGGLLEHEPAHGGGALFRIRLRSADASSGSSEPEQRAPRLGTG, from the coding sequence GTGCCGCTCCCGCTCCGGAACTGCTCGCAGGCCTCCGCCCGGCTCATGACGCACCGCCGGCGGGCGGTCGCGGTCGCCGCCGCGCTGGTGGGGTCCTTCCTCCCCGTCGACCTGGCGCAGGCGACGGGCGGCCAGGCCGCGGCCGCCGTCCGGGTGCTGTGGGTGGCCATGCTCCTCGGGGCCATCCCCGCGCTCCGCCCCGAGCGCCCGCGCCTCGCCGCCGCAGCCGGGCAGCTGCTCGGGCTCGCCAGCGGCGCCGCCCTGGTCGCGATCGTGGCCGTCACCGGCGGCGCGGACGGCGTCTACTTCAACTTCCTGCTCGCGCTGCCGCTCGCCGTCATGGTGGTCTCGCCCGAGCAGCCCGCCAGCGCCGCGCTCGCCTCCGCCGTCACCACCGTCGGAGGCGCCGTCTTGCTCTGGAGCAGCGGCCACCCCGCGCTCGACCTCGCGACCTGGCTGCTCATGTCGGTCGCGGCCGGCAGCCTCGCCCTGTGGGGCACGTTCCTGTACCTGCGCGCGTGGGCCACGGAGGTCGCGAGCGAGCACGCCTGCGTCTGGGCCACCGAGGAGCTGGCGCGCTCGGAGCGCCGGCGCGCCAGCGCCGAGAAGCTCGCCACGGTGGGCCGGCTCGCCGCCGGGATCGCCCACGAGATCAACAACCCCCTCGCCTACGCGAAGGGGAACGTGGAGTGGCTGGCCGAGTCCCTGCCGGCGGGCCGCTGCCCCCCGGCGCAGCTGCTCGAGGTGCTCGCCGACACCGGGCGCGGCCTCGACCACATCGCGCGCGTGGTGAGCGACCTGCAGGCGTTCGCGCGCGAGGACCGCGAGGCGCCGGGCCCCTGCGCCGTCCCGGAGCTCGTCGAGGACGCCCTGCGGCTCGCCTCCGCGCGGGTGCGGGACGTCGCCGACCTCCGCGTCGAGGTGGAGGACGGGTTGCCCCAGGTGCGCGCGCACGCCCGGCGCGTGTCACAGGCGGTGCTGAACCTGGTCGTGAACGCGGCCGACGCCGTGCAGGCGGGCGGCGCGGGCCGCGACCGGCGCATCCTGGTGCGGGCGCGCGCGGCCGGGGACGAGGTCCTCATCGAGGTGGAGGACTCCGGCCCCGGGCTCAGCGCCGAGGCGGCCGAGCACCTGTTCGAGCCGTTCTTCACCACCAAGGGCGAGCGCGGGACGGGCCTCGGCCTCGTCCTCTCGCGGGAGAACGTGATGGCCTCCGGCGGCCTCCTCGAGCACGAGCCCGCGCACGGCGGCGGCGCCCTCTTCCGGATCCGGCTGCGGTCGGCCGACGCCTCGAGCGGCTCCTCGGAGCCCGAGCAGCGCGCGCCGAGGCTCGGGACGGGCTAG